The following proteins are co-located in the Eleginops maclovinus isolate JMC-PN-2008 ecotype Puerto Natales chromosome 1, JC_Emac_rtc_rv5, whole genome shotgun sequence genome:
- the LOC134872496 gene encoding uncharacterized protein LOC134872496: MVSLSMDGPNVNWRFLEMLQTEHAEHFGGAQLVVVGSCGLHTLHNAVKCGFTEWHMEKFLRALHTIFHNVPARREDFCNLTKSKTFALPFCGHRWIENLPVVQRAIEIWPDMKKYVDAVTTKKLPNPGTSSYDTIEVATKDPLILAKLHFFMAVSRSVTPFLTKYQTDEPVLPFFANDLAELLKNLLRRFIKRELLTDVTPQHLVRLDVTDKQSRVHPKAVDIGIGAETAIKELQQRSKSSEELSILHFQNQCMECLSKMVQKIQERSPLKFPIVRQLTCLNPAFMYSNPELCQKQMKSIVRKFLQDRQLDGGVAAGDLITQKFSEMLSLEVRTEEFQSFQPFKKRLDVFLSNIISETYPQLWSFIQKLLLLSHGQATVERGFSVNKEIETANIHEDTVVAQRIVCDYISLHGGVTKVPLTPALLSSVSSSRARYRIHLETERKNRESQAESEKRKAIEENLEQLRKHRRSIKEVAEHLLRDADKLADQAEAKQAGSKMAELIAKSNAFRRSHKEKMAELIKLDEQIAAKRAELQKL; this comes from the exons ATGGTCTCTTTGTCCATGGACGGACCCAACGTCAATTGGCGTTTTCTTGAGATGCTGCAGACGGAGCATGCTGAGCATTTTGGGGGTGCCCAGTTGGTTGTAGTGGGAAGTTGTGGGCTACACACTCTACATAATGCTGTCAAATGTGGATTCACTGAGTGGCATATGGAGAAGTTCTTAAGAGCTCTTCATACTATTTTTCACAATGTGCCAGCAAGAAGGGAGGATTTTTGCAATCTTACAAAGTCCAAAACCTTTGCTTTGCCTTTCTGTGGTCACCGCTGGATCGAGAACCTCCCAGTAGTGCAGAGAGCCATTGAGATCTGGCctgacatgaagaaatatgttgaTGCTGTTACAACCAAGAAGCTCCCAAACCCTGGAACGTCTTCTTATGACACCATCGAGGTGGCAACCAAAGACCCTCTTATTTTGGCAAAGCTGCATTTTTTCATGGCAGTTTCACGAAGTGTGACACCCTTCTTGACAAAGTATCAAACGGATGAACCTGTGCTTCCATTCTTTGCCAATGACTTGGCTGAATTACTGAAG aATTTGCTGAGGCGATTCATCAAGCGAGAGCTACTGACTGATGTCACACCTCAGCACTTGGTACGGCTTGATGTCACTGACAAGCAGTCGAGGGTGCATCCAAAGGCAGTGGACATCGGCATTGGTGCAGAGACTGCCATAAAG GAACTCCAACAGCGGAGTAAATCCTCAGAGGAACTTTCCatcctacattttcaaaaccaatGCATGGAGTGTCTATCCAAAATGGTCCAGAAGATTCAGGAGAGGAGCCCTTTGAAGTTTCCGATTGTTAGACAATTAACTTGTCTGAACCCAGCCTTTATGTACAGCAACCCTGAACTGTGTCAGAAACAGATGAAGAGCATAGTCAGGAAGTTTCTACAAGACAGACAGTTGGATGGAGGAGTTGCTGCTG GTGATCTGATCACCCAGAAGTTCTCAGAGATGCTGTCCCTGGAGGTCCGAACTGAAGAATTTCAGTCCTTCCAGCCATTCAAGAAAAGACTGGATGTCTTTCTAAGCAACATCATCAGTGAGACCTACCCACAACTTTGGTCCTTTATCCAGAAGCTTCTACTTCTATCACACGGGCAGGCAACAGTTGAGCGGGGCTTTTCGGTGAACAAAGAAATTGAAACTGCTAACATTCACGAAGACACCGTTGTAGCGCAGAGAATCGTCTGTGACTACATCTCTCTCCATGGAGGGGTTACCAAGGTCCCCCTCACGCCAGCCCTGCTTTCCTCGGTCTCATCTTCCAGAGCAAGATATAGAATTCATCttgagacggagagaaaaaacagagaatCTCAAGCAGAGTCAGAAAAACGAAAGGCCATTGAGGAGAACCTGGAGCAACTGAGAAAGCACAGAAGATCCATCAAGGAGGTAGCCGAACATCTGCTCAGGGATGCTGATAAGTTGGCAGACCAGGCTGAAGCCAAGCAAGCAGGCAGCAAGATGGCGGAGCTAATAGCAAAATCGAATGCCTTTAGAAGGAGCCACAAGGAAAAGATGGCTGAACTCATTAAACTGGACGAACAGATTGCTGCCAAAAGAGCTGAGCTCCAAAAGCTGTAG